A window of Lentibacillus sp. Marseille-P4043 contains these coding sequences:
- the aceA gene encoding isocitrate lyase, which translates to MKQTRIDQLKSNWENEMRWVGVERPYSAEDVIRLRGSIDMEYTLAKNGAEKLWKLVNEEEFVNALGALTGNQAVQQVKAGLKAIYLSGWQVAADANMAGQMYPDQSLYPVNSVPNVVKRINQALQRADQIHYAEGNEEIDWFAPIVADAEAGFGGQLNVFELMKAMIEAGASAVHFEDQLSSEKKCGHLGGKVLLPTQTAVRNLIAARFAADVMGTPTLIVARTDANAANLITSDVDPYDTTFMTGERTSEGFYKTNAGIDQAINRGIAYAPYADLVWCETSEPNLQEAQKFADAIHEKYPTKLLAYNCSPSFNWKRKLSDDEIASFQQELGKMSYKFQFVTLAGFHALNHSMFELARDYKDNGMAAYSKLQQAEFASEQYGYSATRHQREVGTGYFDEVAQVISGGTSSTGSLKGSTEEEQFSR; encoded by the coding sequence ATGAAACAAACTAGAATTGATCAGCTGAAAAGTAATTGGGAAAATGAAATGCGTTGGGTTGGTGTTGAACGCCCGTATTCTGCAGAAGATGTTATTCGTCTACGAGGATCAATTGATATGGAGTATACATTAGCGAAAAATGGGGCAGAAAAGCTGTGGAAATTAGTGAATGAGGAGGAATTTGTAAATGCATTGGGAGCTTTGACAGGGAATCAAGCGGTACAACAAGTAAAAGCAGGATTAAAGGCTATTTATTTGAGTGGGTGGCAAGTAGCGGCTGATGCGAATATGGCAGGACAAATGTATCCTGATCAGAGCCTATATCCAGTAAATAGTGTCCCGAATGTTGTTAAACGGATTAACCAAGCATTGCAACGTGCGGATCAGATTCATTATGCGGAAGGAAATGAAGAAATTGATTGGTTCGCCCCAATTGTTGCAGATGCGGAAGCGGGATTCGGTGGTCAATTGAATGTTTTTGAATTAATGAAGGCGATGATCGAAGCTGGTGCATCTGCCGTTCACTTTGAAGATCAGCTTTCATCAGAGAAAAAATGCGGTCATTTAGGTGGTAAAGTTTTACTTCCTACACAAACGGCTGTACGAAATTTAATTGCTGCTCGATTTGCAGCTGACGTAATGGGAACCCCAACATTAATTGTGGCAAGAACCGATGCCAATGCTGCTAATCTGATAACCAGTGATGTTGATCCATACGACACAACCTTTATGACAGGTGAACGCACTTCTGAAGGATTTTATAAAACAAACGCTGGAATTGATCAAGCAATCAATCGCGGAATTGCTTATGCACCTTATGCTGATCTTGTGTGGTGTGAGACGTCAGAACCAAATTTACAAGAAGCACAAAAATTTGCGGATGCTATTCATGAAAAATATCCAACAAAATTGTTAGCATATAATTGTTCACCATCTTTTAATTGGAAGCGAAAACTGTCGGATGATGAAATTGCCTCGTTTCAGCAGGAACTTGGAAAAATGAGCTACAAATTTCAGTTCGTTACGTTAGCGGGATTCCATGCACTGAATCATAGCATGTTTGAGTTGGCTAGAGATTATAAGGATAATGGGATGGCTGCCTATTCGAAATTACAACAAGCAGAGTTTGCAAGCGAACAATATGGTTACAGTGCAACACGCCACCAACGTGAGGTTGGAACAGGTTATTTTGATGAAGTTGCACAAGTGATATCAGGGGGAACATCGTCAACCGGATCATTAAAAGGATCGACGGAAGAAGAACAGTTTTCACGTTAA
- a CDS encoding nitroreductase family protein — protein sequence MYEVKEFRKASHDIDPIFIKRWSPRSFLNKEVPCDVLHSVFEAARWAPSAANIQPWRFITARSQEDREKFLSFIYEGNVAWCDKAPVLVAVVSKMDSEFTGGDNPTHAFDTGAAWGYLALEAARKGLATHAMGGFDREKAKEVLNIPENYVVHAIVALGYKGEKELLLEQFQEREKPSNRNEVEEFMFEGTFQGE from the coding sequence ATGTACGAGGTGAAAGAGTTTCGTAAAGCATCACACGATATCGATCCAATTTTTATAAAGCGTTGGTCGCCAAGATCCTTTTTAAACAAGGAGGTACCTTGCGATGTACTTCATAGTGTCTTTGAAGCAGCACGGTGGGCGCCATCTGCAGCAAATATTCAACCATGGCGGTTTATTACAGCACGTTCCCAAGAAGATCGGGAAAAGTTCCTTTCATTTATATATGAAGGAAATGTTGCATGGTGTGACAAAGCACCCGTATTAGTAGCTGTAGTATCAAAAATGGATTCCGAATTTACTGGGGGAGACAATCCTACCCACGCATTTGACACAGGAGCTGCTTGGGGTTACTTGGCATTGGAAGCAGCAAGAAAAGGTTTGGCAACACATGCCATGGGCGGATTTGATCGTGAAAAGGCGAAAGAAGTATTAAATATCCCTGAAAACTATGTCGTTCATGCGATTGTTGCTTTAGGATATAAAGGAGAAAAGGAATTATTACTTGAACAATTTCAAGAACGTGAAAAACCTTCAAATCGTAATGAAGTTGAGGAATTTATGTTTGAAGGTACATTTCAAGGAGAATAA
- a CDS encoding BCCT family transporter: MKKHTYKNPVFFVSAIIVLLLVIIGAVVPKKFGAVAEKLFNFTTINFGWFYLLAVFIFVLFLVGISVSKYGKVRLGPQSSRPEYPFFTWIGMLFSAGFGAGLVFWGVAEPMSHFFKTPFPGLEAQTEEAARVAMGYAFFHWGVSQWSVFAIVGLIIAFLQFKKEKKGLISTSIKPIVGKNRGISNTVDSLAVIATVMGVATSLGLGILQMNGGLHTVFDVPNSIWIQMVIAGIMLITYLLSSSTGLNKGIKWLSNLNLGLCLLLLVFVFFAGPTVFILNTFVLGLGDYLTNFVQYSLRLTPYQGGTWVRDWTIFYWAWAIAWSPFVGAFVARVSKGRTIREFVFGVLVVPPVIACLWIAAFGGTAIFSDLNNGTHIAEAVDKDMAVALFQTFGNMPFTNVLSILSLFLIFTFLVTSADSATYILGSMTSKGSLNPALFVKIIWGVLITAIAVVLLLAGGLDALQTASLISALPFTVILLLIVVAFIRMLKKEPTGKKDDK, translated from the coding sequence ATGAAAAAACACACGTATAAAAATCCTGTATTTTTTGTATCAGCAATCATTGTTCTGCTCTTGGTTATTATTGGGGCTGTAGTTCCGAAAAAATTTGGGGCAGTAGCAGAAAAACTCTTTAATTTTACAACGATAAATTTTGGTTGGTTTTATCTTTTAGCAGTATTTATTTTTGTTCTATTTTTGGTAGGGATCTCTGTCAGTAAATATGGAAAGGTCCGCTTGGGTCCACAGAGTTCTCGGCCGGAATATCCCTTTTTTACTTGGATAGGCATGCTGTTTTCGGCTGGATTTGGTGCAGGCCTCGTTTTCTGGGGCGTTGCCGAACCAATGAGTCACTTTTTTAAAACACCATTTCCTGGCTTAGAAGCTCAAACAGAAGAAGCGGCAAGGGTCGCAATGGGGTATGCTTTTTTTCACTGGGGTGTCAGTCAGTGGTCTGTGTTCGCGATTGTTGGTTTAATTATTGCTTTCTTGCAATTTAAGAAGGAGAAAAAGGGATTAATCTCGACTTCGATTAAACCAATCGTTGGGAAGAATAGAGGGATAAGTAATACTGTTGACTCTCTAGCGGTTATCGCAACGGTAATGGGGGTTGCGACATCATTAGGGCTAGGCATTTTGCAAATGAATGGCGGTCTCCACACCGTGTTTGATGTGCCAAATTCGATCTGGATTCAAATGGTGATTGCCGGTATCATGTTAATCACCTATTTACTATCTTCAAGTACAGGTTTAAACAAAGGAATAAAATGGCTCAGTAACTTAAATTTAGGGTTATGCCTTTTGCTGCTTGTATTCGTTTTTTTCGCCGGTCCAACTGTATTTATCCTGAATACATTTGTGTTGGGATTAGGTGATTATCTAACCAACTTTGTCCAGTACAGTTTACGTTTGACGCCTTATCAAGGTGGGACATGGGTACGTGATTGGACAATTTTTTACTGGGCCTGGGCCATTGCTTGGTCACCATTTGTAGGTGCATTTGTTGCACGTGTATCAAAAGGAAGAACGATTCGTGAATTTGTGTTTGGTGTGTTAGTTGTCCCGCCAGTGATCGCATGTCTCTGGATCGCTGCATTTGGCGGAACAGCGATTTTCAGTGATTTAAATAATGGAACTCATATTGCTGAAGCGGTGGATAAAGATATGGCTGTTGCGTTATTCCAAACATTTGGTAATATGCCATTCACAAATGTGCTGTCTATTTTATCCTTATTTTTGATCTTTACATTTTTAGTTACATCTGCAGATTCAGCAACATATATTTTAGGCAGTATGACATCAAAAGGAAGTTTAAATCCAGCTTTATTCGTTAAGATCATTTGGGGAGTACTTATTACAGCGATTGCCGTTGTGTTACTGCTTGCTGGTGGACTGGATGCTTTACAAACAGCATCACTCATCTCAGCCCTGCCATTTACAGTGATACTGCTGCTAATTGTAGTAGCCTTCATTCGAATGCTTAAAAAAGAACCGACTGGTAAAAAAGATGATAAATAA
- a CDS encoding YitT family protein, which translates to MIQKIISIITGSIFVAIGINYFLIPNHLLDGGIIGLGLISKYALGLKPGLTIIVLSLPLYLIAWFRYRTYFYNGLHGLLVSSFFIDYFHPLSQLHTAPILISSLFGGLMIGTGIGIMMLTKTSTGGTDLLALMLAKLTSLNVGIFILLMDSFVILFGWIVIQKATITYSAILVLMVGLTTYVITSCFTLEEESS; encoded by the coding sequence ATGATTCAAAAAATAATTTCCATCATTACTGGCAGCATTTTTGTAGCAATTGGTATCAATTATTTCCTCATCCCTAACCATTTATTAGATGGAGGCATTATTGGCCTAGGGTTGATCTCCAAGTATGCTTTAGGCTTAAAACCAGGATTAACGATCATCGTCTTGAGCCTCCCTTTATATCTAATTGCTTGGTTTCGTTATCGGACTTATTTTTACAATGGGCTGCATGGATTATTAGTCTCATCATTTTTTATTGATTATTTTCACCCATTATCGCAATTGCATACAGCACCAATTTTAATTAGTTCATTATTTGGAGGTTTGATGATCGGAACGGGAATTGGGATCATGATGCTTACGAAAACAAGCACTGGTGGAACAGATTTATTAGCCTTAATGCTGGCCAAATTAACATCACTTAACGTTGGTATTTTTATTCTTCTAATGGATAGTTTCGTTATTTTGTTTGGATGGATTGTGATTCAGAAGGCAACGATTACATATTCGGCAATCCTCGTCTTAATGGTCGGGCTGACCACTTATGTTATTACAAGTTGTTTTACTCTTGAAGAGGAAAGCAGCTAA
- a CDS encoding hemolysin family protein gives MEIINVLLIIILIILTAFFVATEFSIVKVRATRIDQLITEGNKNAEHAKKIIDNLDAYLSATQLGITVTALGLGWLGEPTVQTLIKPVFEKLELNAAVSSFLSFAIAFFIITFLNVVVGELAPKSIAIQRAETVTLMLAKPLILFYKVLFPFIWLLNSSSRLFIRMFGFRPVNENEVALSEEELRLILSESYKSGEINQAEMMYVNNVFEFDDRVAKEIMVPRTEMICFFKDSDVKENITVVQEGQFTRYPVVEGDKDHVVGLVNIKELFTNHLNNEQESIIPLIRPIIHVSETTPIKQVLIKMQKERIHMAIVIDEYGGTAGLVTVEDILEEIVGEIRDEFDFNEKPMIEKLSDTETIVAGKVLLDEINDLFGTDLKDDEVDTIGGWIITNNLDAKQGTVIEYGGYQFIVDEIEGYQIKKVRIVNNNR, from the coding sequence TTGGAAATAATTAATGTACTTCTAATTATTATTTTAATTATCTTAACCGCTTTTTTTGTGGCGACTGAATTTTCTATTGTCAAAGTTAGGGCAACAAGGATAGATCAATTAATTACAGAAGGGAATAAAAATGCGGAGCACGCTAAAAAGATCATTGACAATTTGGATGCTTATTTATCTGCTACACAATTAGGGATAACGGTTACAGCACTAGGGCTAGGTTGGTTAGGCGAGCCGACAGTTCAAACTTTGATAAAACCAGTCTTTGAAAAATTGGAACTGAATGCAGCTGTTTCGTCCTTCCTATCGTTTGCCATCGCTTTTTTTATCATCACATTTCTAAACGTTGTTGTTGGTGAATTGGCGCCAAAATCTATTGCAATACAACGTGCAGAAACTGTTACGCTAATGCTCGCTAAACCATTGATATTGTTTTATAAAGTGTTGTTTCCATTTATTTGGTTACTTAATAGTTCGTCTCGTTTATTTATTCGTATGTTTGGTTTTCGACCTGTAAATGAAAATGAAGTAGCTCTTTCTGAAGAAGAATTACGGCTCATACTATCGGAAAGTTACAAGAGTGGCGAAATTAATCAAGCTGAGATGATGTATGTCAATAACGTATTTGAATTTGATGATCGGGTGGCGAAAGAGATTATGGTGCCCAGGACAGAAATGATTTGTTTTTTCAAGGATAGTGACGTGAAAGAAAATATTACTGTAGTTCAAGAAGGGCAATTTACAAGATATCCTGTTGTTGAAGGGGACAAAGATCATGTAGTAGGTTTGGTAAACATCAAGGAGCTTTTTACAAATCATCTTAACAATGAACAAGAATCAATTATACCTTTAATTAGACCGATTATTCATGTGTCCGAAACAACCCCGATTAAACAGGTTCTTATTAAAATGCAAAAGGAACGTATTCATATGGCAATTGTCATTGATGAATATGGTGGCACGGCCGGATTAGTAACAGTTGAGGATATATTAGAGGAAATTGTTGGTGAGATTCGTGATGAATTTGATTTTAATGAAAAACCAATGATTGAGAAACTGAGTGATACGGAGACGATCGTTGCTGGAAAAGTTTTGTTAGATGAAATTAATGATTTATTCGGTACTGATTTAAAAGATGATGAAGTGGATACAATTGGTGGTTGGATTATTACGAACAATTTGGATGCAAAACAAGGTACAGTAATTGAATATGGAGGATATCAGTTTATCGTTGATGAAATCGAAGGGTATCAGATTAAAAAAGTGAGGATCGTCAATAATAACAGGTGA
- a CDS encoding disulfide oxidoreductase codes for MNKVDFKQYSLYFAWIVSIVATLGSLYFSEIRGFVPCELCWYQRILMYPLALILGIGTFQNDHSVKKYVLPLASIGWFISLFHYLEQKVPGFAKIKPCANGVPCSSEYINWLGFMTIPFLAFIAFTLIIVLMLFIKSPKKNK; via the coding sequence ATGAACAAAGTTGATTTTAAACAGTATTCCCTTTATTTTGCTTGGATCGTTTCCATTGTTGCAACACTTGGAAGCCTTTATTTCAGTGAAATCCGCGGTTTTGTACCTTGCGAACTTTGTTGGTATCAGCGAATTCTTATGTATCCATTAGCATTGATACTAGGAATCGGTACATTTCAAAATGATCATTCTGTCAAAAAATATGTGCTGCCACTCGCGAGTATTGGCTGGTTTATTTCACTCTTTCACTATTTGGAGCAAAAGGTACCAGGCTTTGCAAAAATCAAACCCTGTGCAAATGGGGTTCCATGCAGTTCTGAGTACATTAATTGGCTTGGATTTATGACGATACCATTCTTGGCATTTATAGCATTTACGTTGATCATTGTACTAATGCTGTTCATAAAGTCACCAAAAAAGAACAAGTAA